One genomic region from Shewanella aestuarii encodes:
- a CDS encoding acyl-CoA thioesterase: MAGVDRAITLRFLAEPADVNFGGKVHGGAVMKWIDLAAYATAAGWSGKYCITVYAGGIRFVKPIHVGNIVEVTGKIIYTGTSSMHVAIDVKAGDPKNAERHLTTHCIVIMVAVDDEGKPTSVPEWLPQTEDDVRLRDTALRLMDMRKRIGAEMEAHVKPIIE; this comes from the coding sequence ATGGCTGGAGTAGATAGAGCGATAACACTTCGATTTTTAGCAGAACCGGCAGATGTCAATTTTGGCGGTAAAGTTCACGGTGGCGCAGTAATGAAATGGATTGACTTAGCCGCTTATGCTACAGCAGCAGGTTGGAGCGGTAAGTATTGCATCACTGTATATGCTGGCGGTATTCGCTTTGTTAAACCAATCCATGTAGGTAATATCGTCGAAGTGACGGGTAAGATAATTTACACTGGCACATCATCGATGCATGTCGCTATTGATGTCAAAGCGGGCGATCCTAAAAATGCTGAGCGTCATCTTACAACACATTGTATTGTGATCATGGTCGCGGTAGATGATGAGGGTAAACCAACATCGGTACCTGAATGGCTGCCACAAACTGAAGATGATGTACGCTTAAGAGACACCGCTCTGCGTTTAATGGATATGCGTAAACGTATTGGTGCAGAGATGGAAGCTCATGTAAAACCCATCATAGAATAG
- a CDS encoding NAD(P)-dependent oxidoreductase: MAKVAFLGLGVMGFPMAGHLAAAGHEVTVYNRTKAKAELWIQQYQGKMAATPKEAALGQDLVFTCVGNDDDLRQVVMGDDGAIHGMSPNTILVDHTTASADVARELYAALAINHIAFLDAPISGGQAGAVNGVLTVMMGGDQAPFESVKPIIDAYSRCAELLGPVGSGQLTKMVNQICIAGVVQGLAEGLHFAKSAGLDGLKVIEVISKGAAQSWQMENRYQTMWQGEYNFGFAIDWMRKDLGIALDEARRNGSTLPVAALVDQFYADVQAMQGNRWDTSSLLARLEKNR, from the coding sequence ATGGCAAAGGTTGCGTTTCTTGGATTAGGTGTCATGGGGTTCCCGATGGCAGGTCACTTAGCCGCTGCTGGGCATGAGGTAACCGTTTATAATCGCACTAAAGCAAAAGCTGAATTATGGATTCAGCAGTATCAAGGTAAGATGGCTGCAACCCCCAAAGAAGCTGCTTTAGGTCAAGACTTGGTATTTACTTGTGTGGGTAACGATGATGATTTACGTCAGGTTGTTATGGGAGATGATGGTGCGATTCATGGGATGAGTCCAAATACTATCTTGGTCGATCATACAACGGCTTCTGCTGATGTTGCCCGCGAGTTATACGCCGCTCTAGCGATTAATCACATTGCCTTTCTCGATGCACCGATTTCAGGGGGGCAAGCTGGCGCTGTAAATGGTGTACTAACGGTGATGATGGGAGGCGATCAAGCGCCCTTTGAATCTGTTAAACCTATTATTGACGCTTACAGTCGCTGTGCAGAATTATTGGGTCCTGTTGGGTCTGGTCAATTAACCAAGATGGTTAATCAAATTTGTATTGCTGGGGTTGTACAAGGTTTAGCTGAAGGATTACATTTTGCTAAAAGTGCCGGTTTAGATGGCTTAAAGGTTATTGAAGTGATCAGTAAAGGCGCGGCACAAAGCTGGCAAATGGAAAACCGTTATCAAACCATGTGGCAAGGTGAATATAATTTTGGTTTTGCGATTGATTGGATGCGCAAAGATTTAGGTATCGCTTTGGATGAAGCTCGTCGAAATGGTTCAACATTACCTGTCGCTGCGCTAGTTGACCAGTTTTATGCAGATGTACAAGCAATGCAAGGCAATCGATGGGATACTTCAAGCTTATTGGCGCGTCTAGAAAAAAATCGGTGA